The Candidatus Eremiobacteraceae bacterium region GCGGCGCCGCGGCCACCCCGGACGCAGACCTACCAACAGATCGAGCGGCTTTCGCGGCCGGCGATCAAAGAGGTGTTCGAGTCGTTTGCCAACCACGACGCGACTAATCGCTCGACACCCAACAACGACAGCACGCTGCAGACGGCCGTCACCGGTTTCATGACGGGCGTAGCGGGCCGCGATACTGCGACGACGACAGCGCTCTCCGGCATCCTGTTTCCGGATGAAGTGAAAGCCGACATGAGTGTGAACTTGCCTGCAGGCGGATCACCGGCCGGCCAGTACGGCGCGTATCTCGGCATCGAGACAGGCGGAGCCACCGGAAATACATTCGGGGGCCGCTGGCTCAACGACGACGTCGTCAAGATCTCGCTTGGCGCGATCTTCGGCAACACGTTGTCGGCGCTGGGCGTCGTGCCCGACGACGGTCACGAGTCATGGTGTCTGTCCGACCAGAACCTCTCGAACGGCGAAGGCACGTTCCAGAGCTACGGCAGCACGTTCCCATACGTCAACGCCCCGTACTAGGAGGCGTCCGCCGCGATGAGAACCCGGGTCACCGTCGCCCTCCTCTGCCTCGCGTTCGCAGCGTTGGCGGGGTGGCCCGCGTTCGTGGCGCATCGAACGGCTTCCGACGACGTGGCCACAGCCTCGGTGGAATTCACGCCGGCGCCGGTCACGCAGGATTATCTGCAGCGTGACCACTTCGTGGAGTTCTACGAAGGCGCGGTGCGACGGTCGCCGGGCGATCAGATCATGGCGCGCATGCTCGCAAGCCAGTATCTGATGCGGTTCCGCGAGCGCGG contains the following coding sequences:
- a CDS encoding DUF4331 family protein, producing MRISIARATALAMLAVVAVGCSHNTAAPRPPRTQTYQQIERLSRPAIKEVFESFANHDATNRSTPNNDSTLQTAVTGFMTGVAGRDTATTTALSGILFPDEVKADMSVNLPAGGSPAGQYGAYLGIETGGATGNTFGGRWLNDDVVKISLGAIFGNTLSALGVVPDDGHESWCLSDQNLSNGEGTFQSYGSTFPYVNAPY